A stretch of the Conger conger chromosome 3, fConCon1.1, whole genome shotgun sequence genome encodes the following:
- the LOC133124984 gene encoding transmembrane protein 272-like, which translates to MTAGLEKACHRCLSQIASNAFFVFGLFAFLALPLTMAYVGVKTIDDCPAQPMIPLYLLVGGIVGSLKVMLLLYDITRMRSLLSKSVVIGDDDDDEYPWRQNAYKYQVHLVLSAFLFIWFILGNYWVFSVYVPNFIPPFHRPHEFCRKSLYVFAVFVLALSHSVLFLLLCCSLCLHLCTRTSTREDYGED; encoded by the exons ATGACCGCTGGTCTAGAGAAGGCCTGTCATCGATGCCTTTCTCAGATTGCCAGTAATG cattttttgtgtttggccTATTTGCATTCCTGGCCCTTCCTCTTACTATGGCTTACGTGG GAGTAAAAACCATTGATGACTGTCCAGCACAACCCATGATTCCACTCTACCTGCTTGTAGGAGGGATTGTCGGCAGCTTAAAG GTGATGCTCCTCCTGTATGACATCACCAGGATGAGGTCCCTCCTCTCCAAGTCTGTCGTCATTGgtgacgacgacgacgacgagtACCCGTGGCGGCAAAACGCCTACAAATACCAAGTGCACTTGGTCCTCAGCGCCTTCCTCTTCATCTGGTTCATCCTGGGAAACTACTGGGTGTTCTCCGTCTACGTGCCCAACTTCATCCCGCCCTTCCACCGGCCACACGAGTTCTGTCGCAAGTCGCTGTACGTGTTTGCTGTGTTCGTGCTGGCACTCAGCCACTCTGTCCTGTTTCTTCTGCTGTGCTGCTCCTTGTGTCTACATCTTTGCACCCGCACCAGCACCAGGGAAGACTATGGTGAAGACTGA